TGGAGGTGGCGGTGGCGGAGGAGCCCGACCTGCGGGCCATGCGGGAGAGCATGGACCGTTCCCTCCCAGAAGGGATGGGAATAGTTTCCATACAAGTGATGCCACCGCACGTGCCGCGCCTCTCGCGCTGGGCGCGTTACGGGTTATACCGCGTCGAGGCCGCGGGGCGCCGTTACCACCTGGCTTTGCGCCTGAGCGGGGAGGGTGAGGGCAGGTTGAGGGAGGCGCTGCAGGGCCTGGAACGGCACCTGCGGGAGGAAATCCGGGACGGCGAGGTCACCAGGGTGGGGATCTTCGCCTCCCAAGACGAGTTGTGGGAGGAGGTCGACGGGCCGCTCTACCTCTACCACGGAAGGGAAGGTGAACTGGAAGTGATGCAAGGTGGCCATCAAGGATAAGCTGAAGGCGGCGTCGGTGGAGATACGCAGGGTCTCCCCGGTGAGCAAGGAGATAGCCATCGCCACCTACGACGGCGAGACCAGGGTGGCGGTGCTCGA
The sequence above is drawn from the Actinomycetota bacterium genome and encodes:
- a CDS encoding DUF2344 domain-containing protein, with product MRRLLVKYYKKGDARFLSHRETMRALERALRRSGVALLFTEGFNPRPKMSFSPALPLGVAAEADYLEVAVAEEPDLRAMRESMDRSLPEGMGIVSIQVMPPHVPRLSRWARYGLYRVEAAGRRYHLALRLSGEGEGRLREALQGLERHLREEIRDGEVTRVGIFASQDELWEEVDGPLYLYHGREGELEVMQGGHQG